In Candidatus Limnocylindria bacterium, the DNA window CGACCTTGGAGGCGAGGCGATCACCCTGTGGCACCGGGCGCGAACGCGCGCGTACGCAACGCCGCCCGACTACGCGAGCGCGCTCGCGGACATCGACGCCGCGTCGAAACTCCTCGAAGAGATGGAGGCGCGACCCTCGCTCGCGCGAGCGCTGCGCCTTCGCGCGCGGATCCTTCGGGCGCTGGGTCGAGCCGCGGACGCTGACGCCGCGGACAAGCGATCGAATGCGATCGGCGCGGAGCTCGGCCTCAAGGACTTTGCCGTGCGGTAGCGCTGCTACTCCGTGACCGGGCGCACCTCAACGATCCCGCCCGTCGGCCAGCGCTTCGCGATCGCGATCGCTTCGTCCTCGCTCTCCACGTCGACGACCGCGTAGCTCCCGACGCTCTCCTTGGCCTCGATGAATGGCCCATCCGTCACAAGCGGCAAGTCCTTCTTGCGCACCCGGCCAAGTCGGACCGTCTTCGCGCCGCGACCGAGTCGTCGGCCTTCGACGATCTTGCCTGAGCGCGCATGCTCCGCGAACCACTGCCCGATCTCGGCAATGCCGGCGCGCCGCTCGACTTCGGGGAGTGCCATCCACTCATCCTCGACCGCATAGAAGGTGAGCAGGTAGCGCACAACAGACCTCCCTTGAGCCTCTTTGCGAGGCTGCACCATACCGACGAAGACCCATGAGCAGAATCGACAAAAATGGCAGGCGTGCGCCCATCCTGCCATTGGGTGTCATCTCGCCCAAGACTTTGTGGCTGTCACAGCGAGACAGGTGCGCCATGCGTTGCGGAGTCATGCAGCGCTTCAAGAACCCGTGCCTGTGCGACCGCGTCGTCGCGGCCGAGGAGTAGCTCGCCGTCACCACGGATCGCGTCGCTGAGGTTTTCGAGCTCGAGCCGGTATGAGTCGACCAGCTCAAGATCGATCCGCTCGACCCTTCCCCCACGGCGTAGCTCTATGCCTGGCACCTTGCAGTGCCACGGATCATCGAGGAACAGCGAGCCTTCGCTGCCGATGGCCTCCAGCTCGTCACGCTCCGTCATCGCGGTGCCGGAATCGAACAAGGCCACCACGTTGCCCGGGAAACGCAGCATGCCGGCGAAGACCCAGTCGGTGCCGGACGGTCCGAACCAAGCCTCGCCGAACACCTTCTCGGGTTCACCGCCGAAGAGGCGCGACCCGTTGACGGCATAACAACCGACATCCATCAACGCGCCGCCATCGAGTGCAGTGCGCAAGCGGATGTTGTTCTCGTCGTACAGCGAGTAGCTGAAGGCGGAGCGGATGAGCCGTAACTCACCGATCGCCCCTTCGTCGACGAGTTGCTTGGCTCGCTTCGTCTGTGGGTTGTGGCGGTACATGAACGCCTCGCTCAGTAGCCGGCCAGTGCGATCGGCAGCGTTGAATGCTGCCTCAACCTCGCTCGAGTGACGAGAAAGGGGCTTCTCGCACAGCACGTGCTTGCCTGCCTCGAGAGCTTTGATCGTCCACTCGCAGTGCATCGAGTTAGGAAGCGAGATATACACCGCCTCGACCTCTGGATCCGCCAGCAGCGCCTCATAGGAGCCGTAGGCGCGCTGGATCTCCCACGTCTTGGCGTAGTCGTCGGCGCGCGCTTGATCGCGGCTCGCCACTCCGAGGAGCTCGACCTTCGGCGACGCGTGTGCTCCTGGGATTACCTTCCGGTTGATGTTGGCGGTCGACATGATCGCCCACTTGACTGCGTGCGCCATTCGGACTCCTTGTTGCGACGTGAGCGGACTCCGAAGTATCGCCTCTGCTGATAAACGTTGGCTTAGGAGCGATGCGCTGCTGCTGAACGGAGCGGAACCGCCGCATCCGCCGCAGGTGAAACCGGATTCACGAAACAAGGTCGGAGCCGACGGGCAGACTCGAGCTGCCGACCGGCGGTCTACGAGTACGTACGTGACTAGACTCCCGGTCGTGCGCAGGCGCCAAATGCTTGTGTCGCAGGCCGCTATG includes these proteins:
- a CDS encoding YciI family protein encodes the protein MRYLLTFYAVEDEWMALPEVERRAGIAEIGQWFAEHARSGKIVEGRRLGRGAKTVRLGRVRKKDLPLVTDGPFIEAKESVGSYAVVDVESEDEAIAIAKRWPTGGIVEVRPVTE
- a CDS encoding Gfo/Idh/MocA family oxidoreductase, whose translation is MAHAVKWAIMSTANINRKVIPGAHASPKVELLGVASRDQARADDYAKTWEIQRAYGSYEALLADPEVEAVYISLPNSMHCEWTIKALEAGKHVLCEKPLSRHSSEVEAAFNAADRTGRLLSEAFMYRHNPQTKRAKQLVDEGAIGELRLIRSAFSYSLYDENNIRLRTALDGGALMDVGCYAVNGSRLFGGEPEKVFGEAWFGPSGTDWVFAGMLRFPGNVVALFDSGTAMTERDELEAIGSEGSLFLDDPWHCKVPGIELRRGGRVERIDLELVDSYRLELENLSDAIRGDGELLLGRDDAVAQARVLEALHDSATHGAPVSL